The proteins below are encoded in one region of Clostridium estertheticum:
- a CDS encoding transposase, with the protein MSITFRKNILLLMSIPGIGYNTAITILAEIGGIDKFVTPKQLVAFFGVDPAVNESGNFKGDKVKISKRGTRFGRRALYAAALASIRMKRNGEATNHVLLKYYKENLKGKKAKVALVAVMHKLIKYLFAVLRNQEEYQVRDPKLHQKMFLENKTIIAA; encoded by the coding sequence ATGTCCATTACTTTCCGCAAAAATATATTGTTGTTAATGTCTATACCAGGTATTGGATATAATACTGCAATAACGATATTAGCTGAAATTGGTGGTATTGATAAATTTGTTACTCCAAAACAGCTTGTGGCTTTCTTCGGAGTCGATCCTGCTGTTAATGAATCTGGTAACTTTAAGGGCGATAAAGTTAAAATATCTAAACGTGGAACAAGATTTGGCAGAAGAGCTCTATATGCAGCTGCTTTGGCTTCCATTAGAATGAAGCGTAATGGAGAAGCCACAAATCATGTTTTACTTAAATACTATAAAGAAAACCTAAAAGGTAAAAAGGCAAAAGTCGCTTTAGTTGCAGTTATGCACAAGCTTATTAAATATCTGTTTGCTGTTTTAAGAAATCAAGAAGAGTACCAAGTTAGAGATCCAAAACTACACCAGAAAATGTTTTTAGAGAATAAAACTATTATAGCTGCCTAA
- a CDS encoding RWP-RK domain-containing protein, translating to MDFMDFRYVSGNERENLYKEVLTEPMTTVAKRYNMSDSVLRKNCRRLGIPLATSGYWSKIKAGKKIAKDPLPDVY from the coding sequence ATGGATTTTATGGATTTTAGATATGTTTCAGGCAACGAGAGGGAAAATTTGTACAAAGAAGTTTTGACAGAGCCAATGACAACTGTAGCTAAAAGGTATAATATGTCTGACAGTGTGTTAAGAAAGAATTGTAGAAGGTTAGGGATACCTCTAGCAACTAGTGGATATTGGTCAAAAATTAAAGCTGGTAAGAAGATTGCAAAAGACCCTTTGCCAGACGTATATTGA
- a CDS encoding protein kinase domain-containing protein, which yields MISDNSIRYFAELFNGDIDGLYGYKSGGNLVSFFNSNYGMNDSYGQGFPSRWVYTHDKLVNLHNSNKMDSFLTLILGNKFIMGDSNINEVEAIEKGIEVLKKLNEIFKVDGYIVVKRNEKYYLVEEEKDLKYIGGGGFAKVYKRESTGVIVKKLKDEFLADRGIRSRFKNEFEITKSLGNVAGIINVYEYFEDSCSYSMEEGELTLQEYVEKYDLTHEYKLTCIRQVLYIMGQVHSRDIIHRDISPNNVLLFSGMLKISDFGLGKDLNILNSHQTVYTNAVGQFSYCAPEQFMLLKNGDKKSDVYSLGRLINFIMTKDPNNYQHILRGVIEKATSSNSIFRYNDANELLKNIEKSIKYHENTENTELVKQKALSGIIDIDVESFIYELNGEKLCSNIIDRAKFIDTLINFMGISEERSLHIVQGVSENYKDNCKEWDDYDPIANLMYRVIKGTFTFTVKEIAAIVMHEIAYGANRFGVRDLVKNLIEEGVDPMLEEILSES from the coding sequence ATGATTTCTGATAACAGTATAAGATATTTTGCAGAACTATTTAATGGTGATATAGATGGATTATATGGGTATAAATCCGGAGGAAATCTTGTAAGTTTTTTTAATAGTAATTATGGTATGAATGATAGCTATGGACAAGGATTTCCGTCAAGATGGGTATACACACATGATAAGTTAGTTAATTTACATAATAGCAACAAGATGGACTCTTTCTTAACATTAATTTTAGGTAATAAATTTATTATGGGGGATTCTAATATAAATGAAGTTGAAGCTATAGAAAAAGGCATAGAAGTTTTAAAAAAGTTGAATGAGATTTTTAAGGTAGATGGGTATATTGTTGTGAAAAGAAATGAAAAATATTATTTAGTTGAAGAAGAAAAGGATTTAAAGTATATAGGTGGAGGAGGATTTGCAAAAGTATATAAAAGGGAGTCTACAGGGGTAATAGTAAAAAAGCTTAAAGATGAGTTCCTAGCAGATAGAGGTATAAGAAGTAGATTCAAAAACGAATTTGAGATTACCAAATCATTAGGTAACGTAGCAGGAATTATTAATGTATATGAGTATTTTGAAGATAGTTGTTCATATTCGATGGAAGAAGGGGAACTAACATTACAGGAATATGTAGAAAAGTATGATTTAACACATGAGTACAAGCTAACTTGTATTCGACAGGTTTTATATATAATGGGGCAGGTTCATTCAAGAGATATAATACATCGTGATATAAGTCCCAATAATGTACTACTATTTAGTGGTATGCTAAAAATATCAGACTTTGGGTTAGGGAAGGATTTGAATATTTTAAACTCTCATCAAACTGTTTATACGAATGCAGTTGGTCAGTTTTCTTATTGTGCTCCAGAACAATTCATGCTTCTTAAGAATGGAGATAAGAAGAGTGACGTGTATTCATTGGGAAGGTTAATTAATTTTATCATGACAAAAGATCCTAATAATTATCAGCATATACTTAGAGGGGTAATAGAAAAAGCTACCAGTTCGAACTCAATATTTAGGTATAATGATGCCAATGAATTGCTTAAGAATATTGAAAAAAGTATTAAGTATCATGAAAATACAGAGAATACAGAATTAGTAAAACAAAAAGCACTCAGTGGGATAATAGATATTGATGTTGAGAGTTTTATTTATGAATTAAATGGTGAAAAATTGTGTTCAAATATTATTGATAGAGCAAAGTTTATTGATACTTTAATAAACTTTATGGGTATTAGTGAAGAAAGGTCTTTGCACATTGTACAAGGAGTATCAGAAAATTATAAGGATAATTGTAAGGAGTGGGATGATTATGATCCAATTGCAAACTTAATGTACAGGGTTATTAAAGGCACGTTTACATTCACAGTCAAGGAAATAGCTGCGATTGTAATGCATGAAATAGCTTATGGTGCAAATCGATTTGGTGTCAGGGACTTAGTAAAAAATTTGATAGAAGAGGGGGTAGATCCAATGCTAGAGGAAATATTAAGTGAGAGTTAG
- a CDS encoding SecY-interacting protein Syd, giving the protein MMIKEAIKQYYDKLDDLWNQRRNTHPRVPYNNEMPKEMYIGDSNESGYISWKIIDNKEKADFNEIQKEIGLELHNDIKEYFTSYFFMKMVGSVGAIIVSFTPITPLVDIKHFIIKRNKIAKDIGRNTNLIEIGLAEIDGVDNLLLCIDNSTGKVIWLDAEKDESEIIASSIYELISNMEPRC; this is encoded by the coding sequence ATGATGATTAAAGAAGCAATAAAGCAATATTATGATAAACTTGATGATTTGTGGAATCAGAGGAGAAATACTCATCCAAGAGTTCCATACAATAATGAAATGCCTAAAGAAATGTATATAGGGGATTCAAATGAAAGTGGTTATATATCGTGGAAAATCATAGATAATAAAGAGAAAGCCGACTTTAATGAAATACAAAAAGAAATTGGATTAGAATTACATAATGATATAAAGGAATATTTTACTAGTTATTTTTTTATGAAAATGGTAGGGAGTGTTGGAGCGATCATAGTATCTTTTACACCCATTACCCCACTAGTAGATATAAAACATTTTATTATAAAAAGAAACAAAATTGCAAAAGACATTGGACGTAATACTAACTTAATTGAAATTGGTTTAGCTGAAATAGATGGGGTTGATAACTTGTTGCTTTGTATTGATAATAGTACAGGTAAAGTTATATGGTTAGATGCTGAAAAAGATGAGAGTGAAATAATTGCATCATCAATTTATGAACTTATAAGCAACATGGAACCGAGGTGTTAG
- a CDS encoding recombinase family protein, translating to MPNWNGKAKWYENSIRKMLSNEKYKGDALLQKTYTVDFLTKRRVDNNGEVPQYYVEESHPAIIDKEKWEAVQLEMKRRKAFAKQYNISEIDYATANNPFAGRVICGACGSTFGRKVWNSTDERLRRVVWRCNKKYEVKGKKGCGNKHIDDKILY from the coding sequence ATTCCAAACTGGAACGGTAAAGCAAAATGGTATGAAAACAGCATTAGAAAAATGCTAAGTAATGAGAAATATAAAGGGGATGCTTTACTACAAAAGACCTACACTGTAGATTTTCTTACAAAGAGGAGAGTTGATAATAATGGAGAAGTTCCTCAATACTATGTCGAAGAGAGCCATCCTGCAATTATAGATAAGGAAAAGTGGGAGGCTGTGCAGCTTGAGATGAAGAGAAGAAAAGCTTTTGCAAAACAATATAACATAAGCGAAATTGATTATGCCACAGCAAATAATCCTTTTGCAGGAAGAGTTATTTGTGGAGCCTGCGGTAGTACCTTTGGTAGAAAGGTATGGAATTCTACAGATGAAAGATTACGAAGAGTAGTGTGGAGGTGCAATAAGAAGTATGAGGTGAAAGGAAAAAAGGGCTGTGGGAATAAGCATATAGATGATAAGATTCTATACTAA
- a CDS encoding IS110 family transposase: MYHLTLFHFLKDKKFETFVINPLVTNCNKNKNIRKVKNDRNDALSIAQLGKFQDIKVSSDSDIEIFTLKLLVRDYYKLIDTRSGFKKKLSNSLYISFSGYQKVFSNTCGLVSIKILKKYPTPQEVISAQKQDIIDILLNSRKGIKWAEKKYDNLVEASENAQFVSLTSPWLSVSITTSIAIYEAIDTEIATLLKRLNVL, encoded by the coding sequence GTGTATCATCTAACACTTTTCCACTTTCTTAAGGATAAGAAGTTTGAGACCTTCGTTATTAATCCTCTTGTTACTAATTGTAACAAAAATAAGAACATAAGAAAAGTGAAAAATGATAGAAATGACGCATTATCTATTGCACAACTAGGAAAGTTCCAAGATATCAAAGTTTCATCTGATTCCGATATTGAAATTTTCACATTAAAGTTATTAGTACGCGATTACTATAAACTTATTGATACTAGATCCGGATTTAAAAAGAAACTTAGTAATTCTCTGTACATATCTTTTAGTGGATATCAAAAAGTATTTTCTAACACCTGTGGATTAGTTTCAATTAAAATTTTAAAAAAATATCCTACTCCGCAGGAAGTTATTTCAGCTCAAAAACAAGATATCATAGATATATTGCTTAATTCAAGAAAAGGCATTAAGTGGGCTGAAAAAAAATATGATAACCTCGTAGAGGCATCTGAAAATGCTCAGTTTGTTAGTTTAACATCACCATGGTTGTCAGTGTCTATTACTACTTCTATAGCAATCTATGAAGCCATTGATACTGAAATAGCTACGCTTTTAAAAAGATTAAATGTTTTATAG
- a CDS encoding AraC family ligand binding domain-containing protein: MQNETRTVCFDLDLNIEAYNFKGIMQKFPNHFHEYYVIGFIESGKRYLSCKNKEYTVKTGDLTLFNPHDNHNCKQVDGRTLDYRCINIEPDVMKKVVHEITGKEYLPYFTETVLFRSDLLSSLSELHHMIMHEEKDFKKEEIFLLIIEQLIAEYDHAGAAVTTQPPNTEIKAVCDFLENNYMKSITLNDLSDLTGISKYYLLRSFTKQKGISPYCYLETIRIGNAKKLLEQQIAPIDVALQTGFTDQSHFTNFFKKLIGLTPKQYMNIFTEGSRRSDNE; the protein is encoded by the coding sequence ATGCAAAACGAGACCCGAACTGTTTGTTTTGATTTAGACTTAAATATAGAAGCCTATAATTTCAAAGGCATAATGCAGAAATTTCCAAACCATTTTCATGAGTATTATGTTATTGGCTTTATTGAGAGTGGGAAACGATATTTATCCTGCAAAAACAAAGAATATACCGTTAAAACGGGTGATTTAACCCTGTTTAATCCTCATGACAACCATAACTGCAAACAAGTTGATGGTAGAACACTTGACTACCGATGTATCAATATTGAGCCTGATGTAATGAAAAAAGTTGTCCATGAAATAACCGGTAAAGAGTATTTGCCCTATTTTACAGAAACTGTCCTGTTTCGCAGCGATCTACTATCTTCTTTGAGCGAGTTACATCACATGATAATGCATGAGGAAAAAGATTTTAAAAAGGAGGAAATCTTTTTACTTATAATTGAACAATTAATAGCTGAATATGATCATGCAGGTGCAGCTGTTACAACACAACCACCAAACACCGAAATCAAGGCAGTGTGTGATTTTTTAGAAAATAACTACATGAAAAGTATTACGCTAAATGATTTAAGTGATTTAACTGGAATAAGTAAATATTACTTGTTACGCTCTTTTACCAAGCAAAAGGGAATATCACCATATTGTTATCTTGAAACTATAAGAATTGGTAATGCAAAGAAACTTTTAGAACAGCAAATTGCTCCGATAGATGTGGCATTGCAAACAGGTTTTACAGACCAAAGCCATTTTACAAACTTTTTTAAAAAGCTTATTGGACTTACACCTAAGCAATACATGAATATTTTTACAGAAGGATCTAGGAGGAGCGATAATGAATGA
- a CDS encoding zinc ribbon domain-containing protein, with product MTLCCKKALQWIFTKKKKINDEEIPQYYVENSCLAIIIPEVFDLVQHELKKRKNAKGYKTSGGYFLGRIVCGVCGSFYGSRVWHSTSKYLRVIWQCNYKFKNDERCSTPHLYEDTLKPVFLDAFNSLLANKEEILQGYEAIIQALTDTSKIDKERVKLQSEIEVVTELLQKCVEENAHITLDQAEYKKRYTTLAERYENIKNGLDEINDKRLERRAKRESIELL from the coding sequence GTGACGCTATGTTGCAAAAAAGCTTTACAGTGGATATTCACTAAGAAAAAGAAAATTAATGATGAAGAAATTCCACAGTATTATGTTGAAAATAGCTGCCTTGCAATTATTATTCCAGAGGTGTTTGACCTAGTTCAGCATGAGCTTAAGAAACGTAAAAATGCCAAAGGTTACAAAACAAGCGGAGGATATTTTTTAGGCAGAATAGTATGTGGGGTGTGCGGTAGCTTCTACGGAAGTAGGGTGTGGCACTCCACCAGTAAATACTTAAGGGTTATATGGCAGTGCAATTATAAATTCAAAAATGATGAAAGGTGTAGCACACCTCATCTTTACGAGGATACCTTAAAACCGGTCTTCCTTGATGCTTTTAATAGCCTACTCGCAAATAAAGAAGAAATATTACAAGGCTATGAAGCTATAATTCAAGCCTTGACCGATACTTCAAAAATTGATAAGGAGAGGGTAAAGCTACAGAGTGAAATTGAGGTTGTTACTGAACTGCTGCAAAAGTGTGTTGAGGAAAATGCACACATCACTTTAGATCAAGCAGAGTATAAGAAAAGATACACAACACTTGCAGAGCGTTATGAAAATATAAAAAATGGACTTGATGAAATAAACGATAAACGTCTTGAGCGAAGAGCTAAGCGTGAGAGCATTGAGCTTTTATAA
- a CDS encoding recombinase family protein: protein MYEISRSISENVTWRQHKRFAYGKVSLPYGHFLGYEKGEDGIPKIVEKETSIARMIYKLFINGKTPSGIAKHLTTNKIPTPAGKEVWQQSTVLSILKNEKYKGDAMLQKSFTVDIH from the coding sequence GTGTATGAAATAAGCCGTAGTATTTCAGAAAACGTTACATGGAGACAGCACAAGAGGTTTGCATATGGTAAAGTAAGCCTACCATATGGACATTTCCTTGGTTATGAAAAAGGCGAAGATGGAATACCTAAAATTGTGGAAAAGGAAACCTCAATTGCTAGAATGATTTATAAATTGTTCATTAATGGCAAGACACCATCAGGAATTGCAAAGCATTTAACTACAAATAAAATTCCAACTCCCGCTGGTAAGGAAGTTTGGCAACAAAGCACAGTACTGAGCATTCTTAAGAACGAAAAGTATAAAGGTGACGCTATGTTGCAAAAAAGCTTTACAGTGGATATTCACTAA
- a CDS encoding IS110 family transposase: MSKNLNSLVVGIDVASEFSFASILAPDGSQYRKPFKLFHTALGFNYLIEQIKKA; encoded by the coding sequence ATGTCAAAAAACCTAAATAGTCTTGTAGTAGGCATCGATGTTGCTTCTGAATTCTCTTTTGCCTCAATCCTTGCTCCTGATGGTAGTCAGTATAGAAAACCTTTTAAACTCTTTCATACTGCCCTTGGTTTTAACTACTTAATTGAGCAAATAAAAAAAGCATAA
- a CDS encoding YegP family protein: MMFSSSTNNPKFEISKSSNDKYYFVLKAGNGEVIATSQMYSTKESCKKGIQSVKDNAAIAEIKDLA; encoded by the coding sequence ATGATGTTTTCTTCATCAACGAATAATCCTAAGTTTGAAATATCAAAAAGTAGTAATGACAAATATTATTTTGTACTAAAGGCTGGTAATGGCGAGGTTATTGCAACAAGTCAAATGTATTCAACAAAAGAAAGTTGTAAAAAAGGGATTCAATCAGTTAAAGATAATGCAGCTATTGCAGAAATAAAAGATTTAGCATAA
- a CDS encoding phospholipase D family protein, with protein MYYWNKNTEKQTTLEQELYGLDSVKEIYIGTAFFSIDGLRMLKELSEKYKLKKDKIKLFLSAEFTYDKPHKLLTELLQICTVRIFFDRTFHSKVYLIRATNECKLIFGSSNFTSGGFKKNIEFDSIETLDNTELASIDTFFNFCGFRSTLVDGDVIEYYKNNFQIIEDLQNTQKKIRKRLKGYIHQEDALEEDDLEIEDFYFNFEDYKTFFVHNQTRNDVDIRESRKVVQDKILAIHRKIYSSVKKLGVECHWRQDNITSGIIPSVYNKGRVGWIGVRYGKTKAEVTTLNFNSFNAEDLTIGFQKHACLQFCIVPSGFHINLFLAVKHGAIDRAYMHEHMNKLQSKIEEEISKLKGLNMTWEIYDEELDETFQFNFNGENEMPFCKYFEKYDIDGRESYLVIFYKPDNPTIKNIDGICNEIIKYIKLLLPLYNSMVYRPKV; from the coding sequence ATGTATTACTGGAATAAAAATACTGAAAAACAAACAACTCTAGAGCAAGAGTTATATGGATTAGATTCAGTAAAAGAGATATACATTGGAACAGCCTTCTTTTCCATAGATGGACTTAGAATGCTAAAGGAACTTTCAGAAAAATATAAATTGAAAAAGGATAAAATTAAATTATTTTTGTCGGCAGAATTTACATATGATAAGCCACATAAACTCCTTACAGAATTACTACAAATATGTACTGTAAGGATTTTTTTTGATAGAACATTTCATTCAAAAGTTTATTTGATTAGGGCAACAAATGAATGTAAGTTGATATTTGGTTCTTCTAATTTTACCAGTGGCGGATTTAAAAAAAATATAGAATTTGATTCTATAGAGACCTTGGATAATACTGAGCTGGCAAGCATTGATACGTTCTTTAATTTCTGTGGATTTCGGTCTACTTTAGTTGATGGTGATGTTATAGAATACTACAAAAATAATTTTCAAATAATTGAAGATTTACAAAATACACAGAAAAAGATCAGAAAAAGATTAAAGGGATATATTCATCAAGAAGATGCGTTAGAGGAAGATGATTTGGAAATAGAGGATTTTTATTTTAACTTCGAAGATTATAAAACTTTTTTTGTTCATAATCAAACAAGAAACGATGTAGATATTAGGGAGAGCAGGAAAGTAGTACAAGATAAAATTCTTGCTATACATAGAAAAATATATTCTTCTGTTAAAAAGCTGGGAGTGGAGTGTCATTGGAGACAAGATAATATAACTTCCGGTATAATACCTAGTGTTTATAATAAAGGTAGAGTTGGGTGGATAGGGGTAAGATACGGAAAAACAAAAGCTGAGGTAACGACTCTAAATTTCAATAGTTTCAATGCAGAAGATTTAACAATTGGATTTCAAAAACATGCCTGTTTACAATTTTGCATAGTTCCATCTGGATTTCACATTAATCTATTTTTAGCTGTGAAGCATGGTGCAATTGATAGAGCATATATGCATGAGCATATGAATAAACTGCAGTCAAAAATTGAAGAAGAAATTTCAAAATTAAAAGGCTTAAATATGACTTGGGAAATCTATGATGAAGAGCTCGATGAAACATTTCAATTTAATTTTAATGGTGAAAATGAGATGCCATTTTGCAAATACTTTGAGAAATATGACATAGACGGAAGAGAGTCATATTTAGTAATTTTCTATAAACCTGATAATCCAACGATAAAAAATATTGATGGCATTTGTAATGAAATTATAAAATATATTAAATTACTATTGCCACTGTATAATTCTATGGTTTATAGACCTAAAGTGTAA
- a CDS encoding type I restriction-modification enzyme R subunit C-terminal domain-containing protein produces MGNTSFGLLVRKIAKLEYEADIKVFSKFINDQSLDQNQIVFVKKVIDYIVQNGYVENVMDLAKPPFDKPYKFVKYLI; encoded by the coding sequence TTGGGTAATACTTCTTTTGGATTATTAGTAAGGAAAATAGCAAAATTAGAGTACGAAGCTGATATTAAAGTATTCTCTAAATTTATTAATGACCAATCACTTGATCAAAACCAGATAGTATTTGTAAAGAAAGTTATTGATTATATAGTTCAGAATGGATATGTAGAGAATGTAATGGATTTAGCAAAACCGCCCTTTGATAAACCATATAAATTTGTAAAATATTTGATATAA
- a CDS encoding nitrilase-related carbon-nitrogen hydrolase — MAKINWMDITRENVIKAIEIFHAENTEYPSSKSTFLIYNGKKLPAKHIRGMAYKVAYGKEISKNDFGGGMETMRFFERLGFEIFYTGKSEHIDKKSVIKQKQSKQTIGAVQAQLIMNAKQASADKIKIPAKAVIEQKNALQLLLNRIFNGDIVCEKTFPWLKAPDIIEGDYENLYKSISEYRGDKAFAKRNVQLRCDFVCESEKLIIEYDERQHFSQARKVSLLSYPDISVYFDRQLWIQACKDINAKDGQPVNRDEVRAYYDSIRDIESSKQGYKLVRIMHGQTDFEADGAEESLKKLLNIKLEVAINTKIQSNDGLKIGLYLQTNELKNGADFANAIEIVKKSDFDIFVLPELSYCSFHSLLTNADICIKEDINNIFKACINLSEEIGKAVIVSSVDVYGTIFSVFSNALANETETANALYIKHTMTECSALELEEYREISKSMFEPILYKGYRIGMTICYDCNHSLFSRMYGIKGVDVIINSTGGNVVYDKWYKYNKVRAIENACYNFVTMGGDGTVANPHSYVYGFNAIGKELKPYNIMKKTTALNLPGSIYVYDTSLDDGCAAKDKSHNQSKTRNKNYQLEIPVGGINELLSQSKRLTDGIYVYKVKDKNVVFCLVEGNDILKPEKVLPLLYAKELTEISNKRYIVVNKHKYIEDEIFSNKLSVVLKVRSMENFCAVIIESDNINECYQCGKNRTAQVLQSENGKFGIDLDRTTGPEAIWKNKEGMKASWRENFEWLIHEMDKNL, encoded by the coding sequence ATGGCAAAAATTAATTGGATGGATATTACTAGAGAAAATGTTATAAAAGCGATTGAGATTTTTCATGCTGAAAATACAGAGTATCCAAGCTCAAAGTCCACATTTCTTATATATAATGGCAAGAAGCTTCCTGCTAAGCATATTCGTGGAATGGCATACAAGGTGGCATATGGAAAAGAAATTAGCAAGAATGATTTCGGCGGTGGCATGGAGACGATGCGTTTTTTTGAAAGACTGGGATTTGAAATATTTTATACAGGTAAATCAGAGCATATAGATAAAAAATCAGTTATAAAGCAAAAACAATCAAAACAGACGATTGGAGCAGTACAAGCACAGTTAATTATGAATGCAAAACAGGCATCAGCCGATAAAATTAAAATTCCAGCAAAAGCTGTCATAGAGCAGAAAAATGCATTACAGCTACTGCTTAATAGAATTTTTAATGGAGACATTGTATGTGAAAAAACATTCCCTTGGTTGAAGGCACCAGATATAATCGAAGGAGATTATGAGAATTTATACAAATCGATATCTGAGTATAGAGGAGATAAAGCATTTGCTAAGAGAAATGTTCAATTAAGATGTGATTTCGTTTGTGAAAGTGAAAAATTGATTATTGAGTATGATGAAAGGCAGCATTTTTCACAGGCAAGAAAAGTATCATTGTTGTCTTATCCAGATATTTCAGTGTACTTTGATAGACAACTATGGATACAGGCATGTAAGGATATAAATGCAAAAGATGGACAGCCGGTGAATCGGGATGAAGTAAGAGCTTATTATGATAGCATAAGAGATATCGAATCCAGTAAGCAAGGATATAAATTAGTTAGAATAATGCATGGACAGACAGATTTTGAAGCTGATGGGGCAGAAGAGAGTTTAAAAAAGCTACTGAATATAAAATTGGAAGTTGCGATAAATACTAAGATACAGAGCAATGATGGTTTGAAAATAGGGTTATATCTGCAGACTAATGAACTTAAAAATGGAGCAGATTTTGCAAATGCTATTGAGATTGTGAAAAAATCTGACTTCGATATTTTTGTATTACCAGAGCTTTCATATTGCTCTTTTCATTCTTTATTAACAAATGCAGATATATGTATTAAAGAAGATATAAATAATATTTTTAAAGCTTGCATTAATCTTAGTGAAGAAATTGGAAAAGCTGTGATTGTAAGCAGTGTAGATGTGTATGGCACCATTTTTAGTGTTTTTTCTAATGCACTTGCAAATGAAACTGAAACAGCTAATGCGTTATATATTAAGCATACTATGACTGAATGTTCTGCATTAGAATTAGAAGAGTATCGTGAAATTTCCAAGTCAATGTTTGAACCTATTTTATATAAAGGGTATAGGATAGGAATGACGATCTGTTATGACTGCAATCATTCATTGTTTAGTAGGATGTATGGAATAAAAGGTGTTGATGTTATTATTAACAGCACTGGCGGTAATGTTGTTTATGATAAGTGGTATAAATATAACAAAGTTAGAGCAATAGAAAATGCTTGCTATAATTTCGTTACAATGGGTGGTGATGGAACAGTCGCAAATCCACATTCATATGTATATGGTTTTAATGCAATTGGCAAAGAACTAAAACCATACAATATTATGAAGAAAACGACTGCGTTAAATTTACCGGGAAGCATCTATGTTTATGATACATCATTGGATGATGGTTGTGCAGCGAAAGATAAAAGCCATAACCAATCAAAAACTCGTAACAAGAATTATCAGCTAGAGATACCAGTTGGTGGTATCAATGAACTCTTGAGTCAATCAAAAAGATTGACCGATGGAATATATGTTTATAAAGTTAAGGATAAGAATGTTGTATTTTGCTTAGTTGAAGGAAATGATATTCTGAAACCAGAAAAAGTCCTCCCTTTACTATATGCTAAGGAACTAACGGAAATCAGTAATAAGAGGTATATTGTTGTGAATAAACACAAGTATATTGAAGATGAGATTTTCTCAAATAAGCTATCTGTGGTATTAAAGGTTCGTTCTATGGAGAACTTTTGTGCAGTTATTATAGAATCAGATAATATTAATGAGTGTTATCAGTGTGGTAAAAATCGTACTGCACAGGTTTTGCAATCAGAAAATGGAAAATTTGGTATAGACTTAGATAGAACTACGGGGCCAGAAGCTATATGGAAAAACAAAGAGGGTATGAAAGCCAGTTGGCGTGAAAATTTTGAGTGGTTAATTCATGAGATGGATAAAAATTTATAA